In Melitaea cinxia chromosome Z, ilMelCinx1.1, whole genome shotgun sequence, a single window of DNA contains:
- the LOC123668505 gene encoding uncharacterized protein LOC123668505, whose protein sequence is MYVVGKLQLFNVLKENILGNIDDSLIANYLEQEKVEGPLYDSFCIALAYMTLRKYSDLNKALEEITQWPFCSPNDVFRNWLCKYLCEYFIICYTFEFDMLEYKKVLTQGIENLKYPNLLNNIILHEHGNRVDEYNDYESLLNRNDIEGIEAVIVVSCFYVDRKWIYIENLTKNFLLTTKDEYLTNKLRTFLFLSYAEQKKWKLAIKVSTEIPLQSLDPYYKSVLAKCYIEKRKNADHVMQYLVGSKYYQQLQALILIKRDRYEELIKLLDKDTEDPIECLYIAIAYREMFKWDLSRTYFIKAIVLDSSCADTFYHFALYYEDCLFYHHKFAKHCLERAYALNTADMQVIHALYTFYIKYNYRKKIMDLLIGASQYLVREPWIYYSIGLQLHLHHQSERSIEYLLKALKYGYKRRHVLKALAEAYYNIRDFEKALKYYIELIDLDPKYEFSYLTYIGLIRAELKQFEEAIITFEKVLEISPDYFNAIIGLAKTWLKLARIQANSKLYHMARYSAEKSIHYSSTAISNGNSYLEPFEEILNEALIFVAELVDKYYFVHYHTYVGPGHWVFYM, encoded by the coding sequence ATGTATGTCGTTGGTAaactacaattatttaatgttttaaaagaaaatatacttGGTAACATTGACGATTCTTTAATAGCAAATTATCTTGAGCAAGAAAAAGTTGAAGGGCCATTGTACGATTCGTTTTGTATAGCACTAGCATATATGACATTACGGAAATATTCTGATTTAAATAAAGCATTAGAAGAAATAACACAGTGGCCTTTCTGTTCACCAAATGATGTATTTCGAAATTGGCTCTGCAAATATTTATGcgaatactttattatatgttatacatttgaatttgatatGCTGGAATATAAGAAAGTTCTTACACAGGGTATTGAAAACTTAAAGTATCCcaatcttttaaataatattattttgcatgagCATGGAAATCGTGTTGATGAATATAATGATTATGAAAGTCTGCTAAATCGTAACGACATTGAAGGAATTGAAGCAGTTATTGTAGTTTCATGTTTTTATGTCGATAGAAAGTGgatatatattgaaaatttaacaaaaaacttcCTATTGACAACCAAAGATGAATATCTCACAAATAAACTACGAACATTCTTATTTTTGTCATATGCAGAACAGAAGAAATGGAAACTAGCAATCAAAGTTAGTACTGAAATACCTTTACAGTCTTTAGATCCCTATTATAAATCTGTACTGGCTAAGTGctatatagaaaaaagaaaaaatgccGACCATGTCATGCAATATCTAGTTGGGTCAAAGTACTATCAACAACTTCAAGCTTTGATTCTAATAAAACGAGATAGGTATGAAGAACTTATCAAATTGCTTGATAAAGATACTGAGGACCCCATAGAGTGCTTATACATTGCAATAGCATATAGGGAAATGTTTAAATGGGATTTGAGTCGTACATACTTTATCAAAGCCATTGTGCTTGATAGTAGTTGTGCTGATACTTTCTACCATTTTGCTCTTTATTATGAAGACTGTCTTTTCTATCATCACAAATTTGCCAAACATTGCCTTGAGAGAGCCTATGCTTTAAATACTGCTGACATGCAGGTCATACATGCTTtatataccttttatattaaatacaattatcgtaaaaaaataatggacCTGTTAATAGGTGCCTCTCAGTATCTAGTACGTGAGCCATGGATATACTATTCTATTGGACTTCAATTACACTTGCATCATCAGAGTGAGCGTTCCATTGAATATTTACTAAAGGCACTGAAGTATGGTTATAAACGTCGGCATGTTCTTAAAGCTTTAGCTGAAGCTTACTACAATATAAGGGATTTCGAAAAAgctcttaaatattatattgaattgaTTGATTTGGATCctaaatatgaatttagttatcTAACTTATATTGGTTTAATCCGTGCTGAATTGAAACAGTTCGAGGAGGCAATTATAACATTTGAGAAAGTTTTGGAAATTAGCCCCGACTATTTTAACGCAATAATCGGATTAGCAAAAACTTGGTTGAAATTGGCACGAATTCAAGCAAACAGTAAACTTTACCATATGGCTAGGTATTCAGCAGAAAAGTCAATTCACTATTCGTCTACAGCCATAAGTAATGGAAATTCTTACTTAGAACCTTTTGAAGAGATACTAAATGAGGCCCTTATATTTGTTGCAGAATTAGTAGATAAATACTATTTTGTTCATTATCACACTTATGTGGGTCCTGGTCATTgggtattttatatgtaa
- the LOC123668949 gene encoding uncharacterized protein LOC123668949: protein MAIFGITPRFVWFAVPLSGFFIGKYLDDQETLRMTNFRDKSALFGGRVKEGDPPSWP from the coding sequence ATGGCCATTTTTGGAATAACACCACGCTTTGTTTGGTTTGCTGTTCCTCTGTCGGGATTTTTCATTGGAAAATATCTAGATGACCAGGAGACACTAAGAATGACCAACTTCAGGGATAAGTCTGCCTTGTTTGGTGGTAGAGTAAAGGAAGGTGATCCACCATCTTGGCCATAA
- the LOC123668506 gene encoding uncharacterized protein LOC123668506 has product MVLLSPSICGIRKLLAICEGYAEQHGLKYNPKKSELLVFTGKNKSPTCVPPVQLSGTLLQRVTEFKYLGHIVTENLKDDKDMERERRALAVRAGQYADSKAYCQTFYTSSLWASCTRRAAHALLVQYNNAFRALLRLPYYCSASGMFADAHTDDYFAIMRKKVASIIRRVRVSTNSILKLFAERLDGPTMGRFIKLHVQNVTGSISLW; this is encoded by the exons ATGGTGCTGCTGAGTCCCTCAATATGCGGAATTAGAAAGTTACTTGCAATCTGTGAAGGATATGCTGAGCAACATGGCCTAAAATATAATCCTAAGAAAAGTGAGTTGTTAGTCTTTACAGGGAAAAATAAAAGTCCAACATGTGTCCCTCCTGTTCAACTTAGTGGTACACTTTTACAGAGAGTAACTGAATTTAAATATCTGGGACACATTGTtactgaaaatttaaaagaCGACAAAGATATGGAAAGAGAACGTAGGGCGTTGGCTGTAAGGGCGGGCCAATATGCTGACTCGAAG GCTTACTGCCAAACATTCTACACCAGCAGCCTTTGGGCTAGCTGTACCCGAAGAGCGGCACACGCCCTGCtagtacaatacaataatgcCTTCAGGGCGCTGTTGAGGCTACCATATTACTGTAGTGCGTCAGGCATGTTTGCAGATGCTCACACTGACGATTATTTCGCGATAATGCGTAAGAAAGTGGCGTCAATAATACGAAGGGTGAGGGTAAGCACCAACAGCATCCTGAAGTTATTTGCAGAAAGACTAGATGGGCCGACCATGGGGAGGTTTATCAAGTTACATGTACAAAATGTGACTGGATCAATCTCCCTGTggtaa